In Phoenix dactylifera cultivar Barhee BC4 unplaced genomic scaffold, palm_55x_up_171113_PBpolish2nd_filt_p 000146F, whole genome shotgun sequence, one DNA window encodes the following:
- the LOC103705593 gene encoding cysteine-tryptophan domain-containing zinc finger protein 3-like isoform X1, with protein sequence MSHEDFNGPMFGEYGTFLPVYVRHPSASTRSRDQACPASNLPRKEVGYGDYNTRHDPHILKLGAAGEYGHEQKSDDTTTSSDISYYPADCFDGSLVGFTLYEARNLRSSADRLKANGDEVEISEIYLHAGLKFLKGACLLECLTIPITRPRNAPVTFRSYNDAANLFKYCAETNEKNGKTEVAALAYKCMEVAYLRVAFALQHVCSSSQSTLYKGDTRMSWNFEPKNYNASHLKQLLSIPLHATAAMDASMRSRRALEHAIKHHSCTDGHETGSLSSVKKALDFSFYDVEEFVRLITFSLKNVGM encoded by the exons ATGTCCCATGAAGATTTCAACG GACCCATGTTTGGTGAATATGGCACATTTTTACCTGTTTATGTGCGGCATCCTTCTGCAAGCACTCGCTCAAGAGATCAGGCTTGCCCTGCCTCAAACCTTCCTCGCAAGGAGGTA GGCTATGGAGATTACAATACCAGACATGACCCTCATATCCTGAAACTAGGTGCTGCAGGTGAATATGGTCATGAACAGAAGAGTGATGACACAACCACGAGCTCGGACATATCCTATTATCCTGCAGATTGTTTTGATGGTAGTTTGGTAGGATTTACTCTATATGAAGCTAGGAATCTGAGAAGTTCGGCTGATCGTTTGAAG GCTAATGGTGATGAAGTTGAGATCAGTGAGATCTACCTGCATGCaggattaaaatttttgaaaggtgCATGCTTGCTAGAGTGCCTCACAATTCCAATAACGAGACCAAGGAATGCTCCAGTTACATTTCGTAGCTACAATGATGCAGCAAATCTTTTCAA GTATTGTGCAGAAACTAATGAAAAGAATGGAAAAACTGAAGTTGCTGCTCTTGCATACAAGTGCATGGAGGTGGCATACTTAAGAGTTGCCTTTGCACTGCAGCATGTTTGTTCAAGTAGCCAAA GTACCTTATATAAGGGAGATACCAGGATGTCATGGAATTTCGAACCAAAGAATTATAATGCATCTCATCTAAAGCAGCTCCTCAGCATT CCGCTGCATGCTACTGCTGCAATGGATGCATCCATGAGATCTCGTCGTGCTCTGGAACATGCTATCAAACACCACTCTTGCACCGACGGACATGAAACCGGGAGCTTGTCATCAGTGAAGAAGGCTCTTGATTTCAGTTTTTATGATGTGGAAGAGTTCGTTCGCCTGATCACATTCTCACTCAAGAATGTAGGGATGTAG
- the LOC103705593 gene encoding cysteine-tryptophan domain-containing zinc finger protein 3-like isoform X2: MSHEDFNGPMFGEYGTFLPVYVRHPSASTRSRDQACPASNLPRKEGYGDYNTRHDPHILKLGAAGEYGHEQKSDDTTTSSDISYYPADCFDGSLVGFTLYEARNLRSSADRLKANGDEVEISEIYLHAGLKFLKGACLLECLTIPITRPRNAPVTFRSYNDAANLFKYCAETNEKNGKTEVAALAYKCMEVAYLRVAFALQHVCSSSQSTLYKGDTRMSWNFEPKNYNASHLKQLLSIPLHATAAMDASMRSRRALEHAIKHHSCTDGHETGSLSSVKKALDFSFYDVEEFVRLITFSLKNVGM; the protein is encoded by the exons ATGTCCCATGAAGATTTCAACG GACCCATGTTTGGTGAATATGGCACATTTTTACCTGTTTATGTGCGGCATCCTTCTGCAAGCACTCGCTCAAGAGATCAGGCTTGCCCTGCCTCAAACCTTCCTCGCAAGGAG GGCTATGGAGATTACAATACCAGACATGACCCTCATATCCTGAAACTAGGTGCTGCAGGTGAATATGGTCATGAACAGAAGAGTGATGACACAACCACGAGCTCGGACATATCCTATTATCCTGCAGATTGTTTTGATGGTAGTTTGGTAGGATTTACTCTATATGAAGCTAGGAATCTGAGAAGTTCGGCTGATCGTTTGAAG GCTAATGGTGATGAAGTTGAGATCAGTGAGATCTACCTGCATGCaggattaaaatttttgaaaggtgCATGCTTGCTAGAGTGCCTCACAATTCCAATAACGAGACCAAGGAATGCTCCAGTTACATTTCGTAGCTACAATGATGCAGCAAATCTTTTCAA GTATTGTGCAGAAACTAATGAAAAGAATGGAAAAACTGAAGTTGCTGCTCTTGCATACAAGTGCATGGAGGTGGCATACTTAAGAGTTGCCTTTGCACTGCAGCATGTTTGTTCAAGTAGCCAAA GTACCTTATATAAGGGAGATACCAGGATGTCATGGAATTTCGAACCAAAGAATTATAATGCATCTCATCTAAAGCAGCTCCTCAGCATT CCGCTGCATGCTACTGCTGCAATGGATGCATCCATGAGATCTCGTCGTGCTCTGGAACATGCTATCAAACACCACTCTTGCACCGACGGACATGAAACCGGGAGCTTGTCATCAGTGAAGAAGGCTCTTGATTTCAGTTTTTATGATGTGGAAGAGTTCGTTCGCCTGATCACATTCTCACTCAAGAATGTAGGGATGTAG